In Syngnathoides biaculeatus isolate LvHL_M chromosome 19, ASM1980259v1, whole genome shotgun sequence, the genomic window TGCATAATTTTGCACGTCTCGGCAATCTCTATACGAACGCAATTTATTGGACGTAGGTGGGTGTTGGATTCCCGCCCTCCCCCGACTGCTGACTACGAAAAAGAGAGCAGTTCCCCCCCCCGGTGAGAGAAGCGAGTCTGCTCTTTTGCTGCTTTGTATTGTCACGCCACGCAATATTCTTACGGCGTCGAACCGTCAGTCAAATTTGCTGTCGACGTGCGCAAATTTTGGGGAAACGGCCGGCGGCGAAGGAGTCGCGGGCCGCGTTCAAACGATTTCTGTTCGAGCCGTGGAGTTTGGACACGCCCACTGGCCGTGTCGAGTGTAtggcggtttaaaaaaaaaaacggacaccCCTGCCCGAAGACTTGACTTGACGCCCGCTCGAAAGGGTACCGGGCGCGTTTGTCCTCCCGCCGTCGTTAGGAATCTCGGTCGCTGTCGTCGGCCCCGTACATGTCGGCCAGTTTCTTAAAGCGCGGCCCCCACTCGCTCAGGTAGTCGTAGTCCTGCTCGCCCTCGGCGGCGGCCGACTCCAGCGAGCTGAGCGACTCGGCCGCCGAGCCGCCGCCCTCGTAGGCGTAGGTGGCCAGCGAGTCGTAAGGCGGCGCCGTCGGGTCGCTGTCGTTGTCCCGGATCTTCTGGTTGATGAAGTCCCGCACGTCGCCGTTGGCGTTGTCGCGCGCGGGCCGGCGGGCGGGCGGGTAGTAGGCCTCGGGCACGATGTCCCGCCGCTGCTTGGCGTCCTCGACGGCTTCGGGGTTGCGCAGCGCGCCGATGTCGAAGGCCTGCGTGTCCTCCTCGCCGCCGCCCTCGTCGTTGTAGCTGACCACGTTGTCCCGCACGTCCTCCTTGGAGATGATCAGAGGCTCTTTCTTGCGCTGCCTCCTCAAGGCGGCGAACAGAACCACGATCACTGCGGGCGCAACACGCAACAATCTGAGcgtccagacaaacagccgcgctcgcaatcacacctgcgggcaatttacagtgtccaattcatgtttttttgggggggacgtgggaggaaacccacgcaggcggcgccgcgatcgaacccgggacctcggaactgtgaggccaacgctttaccggtcCATTctatacacataaaaaaaataataagcaaTCGCGtcattatttggaaaaaaaattgcgcgTGCCAAACGCTCCTGAAAGTAATTTGGGGGAAAcggtgtacatatttttttctggataAAAAGTATTGCTGGAATGGAGTCAGATTCAAGAATGATCCTGGTGATAAACAAAGTATTGTCTCTCTTAAGTTGTTTTTCCCCAATATGTAATATTGCACTTGACATTTTCCTAAAAGGTACAACTTCTCCCGTCAAGCTATTTTCGCTactttatgaaaagaaaaagcataaCTCTTGGGGATTTACGCGGCTCGCCGTACTCACTGAGCAGGATGACGACGCAAAGCAAGATGGCCACCAGCGCCCCGGTGCTGAGGCCCGCCCGGGCCGCGAGCGCCTCGGCGTTGCACAGCTTCATGTTGCCCTCGCGGTCGCACGTGCACACGCGCACCGTCAGCGTGTTGGTGCTGCTCAGCGCGGGGGTCCCGTTGTCCGCGATGACCACCGGCACGCGGTACACGCTCTTCAGCAGGCTGCTGTAGCTGTTCCTGCGCGTCAGGATCCAGGCCGTGTTGTCTGAAACCGCGCCGGATCCGGGAGCGTTAGGAGCGGAGGGGGGTCGGCGCAAGGCGGGAACGGCCGGCGGACCACCTTTATTGTCGCGGACGGAGAAGTTGGCCTTGCCGGCGGCCTCCGGGGCCAGAGTGAAGAAGAAACGGTGCCCCCCCGCCGGCCGGTCCGGGTCCGTGGCGCTGACCGTCTGGATCCTCTGCAAGCGCAAAGGACGCGGTGAGCCTCGGCGTCCTTTCAAACGGGACGACGGAACCGCCCACCTGATTGGCTTTGGCGTTCTCGCACACAAACGTCTCGTAGTTGGTGGCGAAGGTCGGcgcgttgtcgttgacgtccagCACGCGGATGTAGACGGGCACGCGGCTCATCTGGCGCAGGTTGCCTGGGGAAAtaaatcatcataataatatttGAAGAAAATCAAGCTTAGACGGGGAACTCTGCCATTCACGGGagggaggcaaaaaaaagtcatcgaTACCCATCTGAAAAGCTCCAGAACAGCCTATCGATGccggcaaagcactactttgcTCCAAATGAAGcccctcaactcacttcaacctCGTTCCTCGACACCGCGTCGAGGACGGCGCACGGCGGGTCGTGTACCTGGCGACCCGTTTCCCATTCACAATATTAGGCACTCCTGATCGTATTcgcggtggctcagctgggaaagttctgaggacccgggttcgatcccggccccgcctgtgtggactttgtttgcacgttctaaccgtgcctgcgtggtttcctctcacatcctcaaaaaaaaaatgcaaaattaatttgccaccgtaaattgccccaaggtgtgattgtgagtgcggccgtttgtctctacgtgccctgcgattggctgaggaccagttcaaggtgtactccgcctcctgcccgttgacagctgggacgggctccggcactctctgtGACCcccatgaggatgagcggcaaagagaatggatggacggataatcTCATTTGCGGCATCAGGTGTGCCTAATATTGTGTCCCGATTGTTCATCTACTGCTCGCaagtcattttttcttttattttttgaaccCGTCCGTGGTTGACTCACTGAACTCGAAGGCGACGACGGAGATGTTGTGCCAGGCGTTGTCCTCGCGGTCCAGCTCCCGCAAGAGGAAGACGGAGCCGTTGTTGGCGTGCACGTCGAACACGCGGTCCATGTCGGTGTGCCGGTCGATGGAGTACCTGGATGGAGCGGGCGGCGTCTTTGAAAAGGAAGTGCGGGGAAGAAAGGGGCTCCAAAACCAAAAGCGTCAAACAAGTCGCAACTCACACGACGTCGCCTTTTCGGAAAATGAAACGAGGCGCCCGCGAGCTGAACGCGGCTGAAAAGAGAGGCCGCGTTTGTCGAAATTGCTTTTTACCAGCCCGACTGCGGCGACGCCAAAAAGACTTCATCGGCTCTTTGTTGCGGCCCACTCGGGAACGCACGcagagggggtgggggcaaacccccccccccccaaatttgcCCAATCGCATCTGACTTGAATTCATTGAGTCACGTCAGactccggcgtaaaaaaaaaaaaaagaaggtaaacTAAAAAGCGTTGCCGCCCGCAGGACGTGGTTAGCGCCGACAACGGCTTCCTCTCGTCCTTTGAGCAAAACCTTTTACGTTAGGGGCCGAAAGACTGCGGCTGGTGCGTCAACGGCACAtttggaaatttaaaaagttgGTTACTGTTTCGCTCGCATTTTCCGGGTGCCGTTGACGTCGATCCGACGCGCCAAACGTTTGTCCGTCGAGCCCACATGGAAGCGTCGTCCCGGCCGTCCGTCCAAAGACTCCCGTCGTCAcgttaaaatattaaatattaacacgGGAGAGCCAATGAGCAGCTTTCACTTTTGAAGTGGCAgcgatgggggggaaaaaaaagcaaaaaagatgaagaatATTCAACGTCGGAGACGCCGCTCGTCATCTTGGTAACCGCGATAAGATCTCGCCGGCGCCTTTTCCCttcgaccccccacccccaccccccgggaCTCATGgtttcccccctccccatcaAATGCCACGGGCCGGCTCGCCCTGCTGATGACGGCCGATAAAAGGGAATCATATCATATTTGACACCTGCAATAAAGTGCGAGAACTTCAACCTTGAGAGGCGACTCCCTCAGCGCGtcgtaaaaatgaaaaagaccgccgagtgccccccccccccccaatatttcCTGAAAAAGTCACCAAAGTGCAAGTAAGCTGTGTGTCCTCCTTTTTATTATTTCcggatgcttttcttttttaatgactcATTGACGCTCTTACGTGC contains:
- the LOC133492581 gene encoding cadherin-6-like isoform X5; amino-acid sequence: MGNLRQMSRVPVYIRVLDVNDNAPTFATNYETFVCENAKANQRIQTVSATDPDRPAGGHRFFFTLAPEAAGKANFSVRDNKDNTAWILTRRNSYSSLLKSVYRVPVVIADNGTPALSSTNTLTVRVCTCDREGNMKLCNAEALAARAGLSTGALVAILLCVVILLMIVVLFAALRRQRKKEPLIISKEDVRDNVVSYNDEGGGEEDTQAFDIGALRNPEAVEDAKQRRDIVPEAYYPPARRPARDNANGDVRDFINQKIRDNDSDPTAPPYDSLATYAYEGGGSAAESLSSLESAAAEGEQDYDYLSEWGPRFKKLADMYGADDSDRDS
- the LOC133492581 gene encoding cadherin-6-like isoform X4, with translation MRAKQYSIDRHTDMDRVFDVHANNGSVFLLRELDREDNAWHNISVVAFEFSNLRQMSRVPVYIRVLDVNDNAPTFATNYETFVCENAKANQRIQTVSATDPDRPAGGHRFFFTLAPEAAGKANFSVRDNKDNTAWILTRRNSYSSLLKSVYRVPVVIADNGTPALSSTNTLTVRVCTCDREGNMKLCNAEALAARAGLSTGALVAILLCVVILLMIVVLFAALRRQRKKEPLIISKEDVRDNVVSYNDEGGGEEDTQAFDIGALRNPEAVEDAKQRRDIVPEAYYPPARRPARDNANGDVRDFINQKIRDNDSDPTAPPYDSLATYAYEGGGSAAESLSSLESAAAEGEQDYDYLSEWGPRFKKLADMYGADDSDRDS
- the LOC133492581 gene encoding cadherin-6-like isoform X3, which gives rise to MNSSQMRLGKFGGGGVCPHPLCVRSRVGRNKEPMKSFWRRRSRAGKKQFRQTRPLFSAAFSSRAPRFIFRKGDVVYSIDRHTDMDRVFDVHANNGSVFLLRELDREDNAWHNISVVAFEFSNLRQMSRVPVYIRVLDVNDNAPTFATNYETFVCENAKANQRIQTVSATDPDRPAGGHRFFFTLAPEAAGKANFSVRDNKDNTAWILTRRNSYSSLLKSVYRVPVVIADNGTPALSSTNTLTVRVCTCDREGNMKLCNAEALAARAGLSTGALVAILLCVVILLMIVVLFAALRRQRKKEPLIISKEDVRDNVVSYNDEGGGEEDTQAFDIGALRNPEAVEDAKQRRDIVPEAYYPPARRPARDNANGDVRDFINQKIRDNDSDPTAPPYDSLATYAYEGGGSAAESLSSLESAAAEGEQDYDYLSEWGPRFKKLADMYGADDSDRDS